In Haloarchaeobius salinus, the sequence ACGACGAACATGCTGCTCCAGCCCTACACCGGACGGCTCTCCGACCGGTTCAACCGCTCCTTCTTCGTCTTCTTCGGCGGCGCGATGTACGCCACGGTCGCCGTGCTCGTGCCGTTCTCGCCGTTCCTCGGCGGCTGGCTCGGGCTCCCGACCTCGTACCCGGTCGTCGGGTCGCTGTCGGCGGCGTTCCCCGTCGTCGTCGGCCTGAACATGCTGCTCGGGGTGGCCGACTCCTTCCGCGAGCCCGCGAGCATGGCGCTGTTCGCCGACGAGGGCAGCGACGGGGCGGGCGTCGCCTCCAGCTTCGGGGTGCGAGAGCTCGTCTGGCGGCCCGGGAGCGTGCTCGCGCCGATGCTCGGCGGCTTCCTCATGACCGGCCCCGGCATGCACTGGGTGTTCCTCGTCGGTGGCGGGTTCGCACTGACCGGCGTCGTCGCCTTCCTCGGCGCGACGTGGTACACCGAGGGCTACGGCGCGATGACCGACTTCGGTGTCGACGGGACGGCTATCGACCCGTAGCGCCCCCCGAACGCGGGGCCACCGGTCCTACACCCGTGGGACGTACTCCATCTCCGTCGCGACCGCGTCACCCACCTCGTCCCCGCACTCCCGGCGGACGATGTAGAGCGCCAGGTCCAGCCCCGCGGTGACGCCGCCGCAGGTGAGTACGTCGCCGTCGTCGACGATGCGCTCCTCCCGCACGTCGGCGAACACCGAGAGGTCGTCCATCGCGCTCTGGTGTGTCGTCGCCGGGCGGTTCGTCAGCACGCCCGCCGCCGCGAGCAGCATCGCGCCGGTGCAGACGCTCGCCAGCTGTGTCGTCGGGGCGAGCGTGCGGAGCACGTCGGGGACGGTGCCATCGTCGAACTCCCGGCGCGCACCCGGGGCGTCACCGTCGCTCCAGCCGCCGCCCGGGACGAGTACCAGGTCCGGGTCCACGTCCTCCAGCGCGGCGTCGGGCTCGACACGGAGCCCGTGACTGGCCGTCACCGTCGCTGCACCGTCGACGGTCACCAGCGTCGCACTCATCTCACCGCCCAGCTCGCCGGCGGTCTGGAACACCTCGTACGGTCCCACTGCATCCAGTTCGTCGAACCCCTCGAACAACACGATCGCGACGTTCAT encodes:
- a CDS encoding DJ-1/PfpI family protein translates to MNVAIVLFEGFDELDAVGPYEVFQTAGELGGEMSATLVTVDGAATVTASHGLRVEPDAALEDVDPDLVLVPGGGWSDGDAPGARREFDDGTVPDVLRTLAPTTQLASVCTGAMLLAAAGVLTNRPATTHQSAMDDLSVFADVREERIVDDGDVLTCGGVTAGLDLALYIVRRECGDEVGDAVATEMEYVPRV